The genome window CGTCGTGCCGACCTCTAAGGGGGTGAATGTGCCCGCTTTGGCAAAGGTCATCGCGTCGCCTCTTGCGCAGCGTCTTTGCAATAAGTTGACAGATGGTCAGCCGCGCTACCGTTTGAAGTTTATGCGCTCAAAGGTGTCTCACGGTAAGACGCAAGCGGTCGTTAACGCGGCTTTCGCACTGTGCTCCGATCTACTGAATGATCCGCGTCAATCACCATGGGCGATTGATATTCACCCCGAGAAGGTGGGTAATTCGATTGAGTTACGCCCCCGCATCTCGCCAGATCCTCGTTTCTTATACCGCGCCGACGATGTGCCGGCATCCACGCACCCGCCGCTTGCCGCCGCCATGGCCATCTTGGCAGGGAAGGCAGAGGGCGAGGTGGTGTGGGATCCATTCTGTGGCTCAGGTTTGGAGCTGATTGAGCGTTCGTTGCTTGGTGGCGTGAAAGCACTGATCGCTTCGGATATTGATGGCAAGGCGACTGAGATTGCGCAGAAGAATATTGAGAAGGCCGCTTGCGCGGTCGAAATGGTGTCTGTGCAAAAGAGTGATTTTAGGAAGCATCGTAATATTGAGGGTGTGTCCTCTCAAGGGGTGAGTTTGATCATTACAAATCCGCCGCTGGGGCGTCGTGTGCGGGTGGCCGATATGCAAGGGCTCTATGAAGAGATCTTTAAAGTCGCTTCGATTAACTTATCGCCGGGGGGCCGCTTGGTGATTCTGAATCCGTTGAAGCTTGAGAACCCCAATCCATTTTTGACATTAGAGAGTCGTCACATTGTCGACGTGGGCGGATTTGATGTGCGCTTAGAGAAATGGGTCAAGGCGACGGGGCTCAGAGGGCGGAGCGAGACCGGGGACAGCTAAGCGCATCGCTTTACATCACGAGCTGGTTTCCTATAGTCGAACACTTCTGCGATCAATTGCTATAGATATAAATGGATGATATAAGGCGTCAGTCGTTACCAACTGAAGGTGATCAATCGAAGTCGCGAGTGCTCGTTGTCGAGGATGAGCCTTCGATTCGAGATACGATTGTCTATGCGCTGGAGTCGGAGGGGATTGATGTGGATTGGACCGCGTCGGGTGCAGAGGCTTTAACGCAGATCGAATCAGTCGATTATCAGTTGATCGTGCTCGATGTCGGACTGCCTGATATGAGTGGCTTTGATGTGTGTCGCACGCTGCGAGAGAAAAATCCTGTTCCGGTTATTTTCTTAACGGCGCGTGCTTCTGAGATAGATCGAGTCGTGGGCTTAGAGATCGGAGCAGACGATTATGTGACAAAGCCGTTTAGCCCGCGTGAGTTATCAGCGCGGGTGCGTGCTAATATTCGTCGGACGAGTTTAAATACAACGGCGACTCCATTTCCTGCGAAAGTGACTGAGGCTAAAGTCGCGACGTCGGGCTTACCCTTTGAAATCGATCACGATCGTTGGGTGATTCATTACTATGGGCACGCCTTGGTGCTGTCTCGTTACGAGTTTCGGTTACTTGCGGTGTTGGTCGAAAAGCCCGGGCGCGTGTATTCGCGAGCGCAATTGATGGATGCCGCGTGGGAAGAGCCCGATGCGTCGATGGAGCGCACCGTCGATACGCATATTAAGAGTTTGCGCGCGAAGTTAAAAGCGCAGCGTGCGGATATAGATCCGATTCAAACGCATCGCGGGCTCGGGTATTCAATGAAGGAGCATTGGTGAGTTTAACGGTTCGGATCTTGTTAAGTCTCGGGCTGATGGCATTGGCTGGTTTTGCATGTTTGCTCAATCCAATGCTGGATCGAGTCGAGCGGCAATATCTGGAAGCAACGGAAGAGCCGATGGTCGATGTGGCTGAAATTTTGGCCGCGTTGCTTTCGAATCAACCCACGCATGACCTCGCTGCGCCTGAGGCATGGCAGTTGGGCATGTCCTCAGTTAAGACTCGGCCGTTGCATGCGCAGATCTATAATCTGATGAAAGAGAAGGTCCTGATGGACTTTTACATCACCGATACCGAGGGCACGATTGTGTATGACTCCGGCGAATTAGCAGCGGTGGGCGATGATTTTAGTATTTATCGTGATGTGCGTCTCACGTTGAAGGGCGAATATGGCGCACGCTCGTCGCGGACGGATGAGGAAGATCCGACTTCGTCTGTTATGTATGTCGGCGCGCCGATCATGCATGGTGAGGAGATTATAGGAGTGCTGTCCGTCTATAAACCGCAACGCAGTATGTTGCTCTTTATTATCGAGACTAAGCGTCGCTTGGTATTTTTCGGAGTGATGGCGATGCTTTTGGTGCTCACTCTCGGGTGGTTTCTTTCGCGTTGGGTGACGCATCCGCTACGCCGCTTGACTGCCTATGCTGCGGCGGTGTCGAAGGGCGAGCGTCCCGAAGCACCGAAAATGCCTGGTTATAACTTGCGTATTCTGGGCGAAACGACCGAGGCAATGCGCGAAGCGCTGGAGAATCGTAAGTATGTGGAGTCGTATGTGCAGTCGTTAACGCACGAGATGAAGTCGCCCGTGGCGGGAATTCGCGGTGCAGCCGAGTTGCTATACGAGGATTTAACCCCTGAGAAACGTGATTTGTTTCTCGGCAATATCCAATCGGAGTCGATTCGTTTACAGACTTTGGTGGATCAGTTGCTGGCATTGTCCTCGCTTGAAAATCGAAAAACACTGGGCGCGCCGGTGTTGGTGTCGCTCAGTGCGATGGTGCGACGTGTCGTCAATCATTGCGAATCCAATACCTTGCAGAAGCAGATTGTCTTCGAAGTCGTTGACTGTGAGGCGGACACCGTGTGGGGGGAAGAGTTTCTGTTAGAAACCGCGATTAGCAATTTGCTGCAAAATGCGATCGATTTTTCACCGGCAGGTGGACGGATTGTCCTGCGTATTAGTTCTACGGAAGAAGAGGTGCAATTATTGATCGAGGATTCTGGTGCAGGAATACCAGAATTCGCGTTGGATCAAATCTTTGATCGGTTTTATTCACTGCCGCGCCCAGGTTCCGAGCGTAAGAGCTCTGGTCTCGGGCTTTGTTTTGTTCGCGAGGCGGTGGCGCTGCATCGTGGTAAATTGACGATTTCGAATCGTGCTACGGGCAGCGGTGTCAGTGCAGAGCTAGTATTCCCACTGGGAGTTGCGCACTAGGCGAGAGATGTGGGCACAAAAAAAACGCCTATTACAGGCGCTTTTCGAGTGTGACGCCGAAGCGTCGTGCTGCAAAGTTTATGCAGAGGTTACATTTGTTGCGCAGGGGCCTTTTTGTCCCGAGCCAACTTCGAATGTTACTTTCTGACCTTCATCAAGGGAGGCATAGCCATCCATCTGAATTTCTGAGTGATGAACGAAAAGGTCTGTAGCACCACTATCTGGAGTGATGAAACCATAACCTTTTTCCGAGCTGAACCATTTTACTATTCCTGTTTCCATATATATATTTTCCTGAATTGAAGAGTCCTGTTTAGGGGCTAATTTCATAAATGCCACATAAATCGACAATAATAACTGAATAGTGTGATTCTTTTGTCGATTGGAGCGTATCAGTTCTGAGAGCTGAATGTTTTCGTGCGTTTTTTATCAAAAACACATTGACAGAGGGCGCGAATTTAGAATTCTTTGCGACTTCTTCCAAAGAAGCGAGCGTAGCTCAATTGGTAGAGCACCACCTTGCCAAGGTGGATGTCGAGAGTTCGAACCTCTTCGCTCGCTCCATTTTTTAAACCCTCGGTCTAGATGATCGGGGGTTTTTTTATTATACCGATGAGAGAGGCCAGAACTCTCCCGAGAGTTTGACGGAGCACGATTGCTTGGGTAGATGGCCCCGCGTTCAGGCCGCTGATCAGGAGTGAGGCTCAGCCTGAGGCAAGCGCTTCGTTCGCTCTATTTGTTGTCTCCTAAGTGTTTAATGATTTAGGGCTTTTGTTTTTGCGAATGGCGGCCTCGGTGCAGTTGTGCATTTAAACGATCTTTATGTTGCTGATCTTGGCAATCAGCTCTCTGGATTTCTCCGTGTTTGTCCATTTTTCAGTAAGTTGCTGGCGCTTGCGGCGATTGCCGAGTCGAGCCGCGTGATTGCCAGCGGGAGTAAGCGAGAGGTTTGCCTTTTGGCCACTACGTCTCGGATATCAATCAGTCGTTGATCCCATTGGATGTCGGATTCAGCCATGCGTTTAACTTCGCAGGCTCTGAGTCCTGCCTGCGCCCGGAGTGTGAGGCCGGAAATCAGGCGGGATCTATTTTCTCAGCGGCACGGAAGAGGCGGCAACTCTCATCCATGTGCGCATTTCAGCTATTTCTTCTTCTCGCTGGCGTAGATGGTGATGTTTGCGCTCTCTTCTCCGAGAATCTCCTGTGCGCGTTTGAGGGCGTGCTTAGTGGAGAGGTTTGGTTGGTTTTCGTGCCAGCGGTGGAAGTTGTCTTCACCGAGTTCGTCTAGTAGGCCAGAGTTGCGGAACACGCGTTCGACTTCCTCGTGTGCGCCGCTGACGATGATGTCGCGTCCTCTGGAACGGGCGAAGCGTATGAGATCGCGAATGGCCATGGCGGCTGTGCCGTCAAGTGCGTGCGCGTTACGAGTGCGCAGAATGATGATGCGCATTTCGGGGTGTTCGACGAGGTTACGCATTTGCTCTAGCAGCGTGTCGCATGAGGCAAAGAACATGTCGCCGTCGATATGCACAATCGCGATACTGGGGCGGCGTTGCTCGGGTGGTGCAAGTTGTTTCTCGACCAAGGCACCTTTCTCGTCGAAGGCGATTTCTTTGAGCTGTGGGCGTGCCGCTTTGCGGATAAATAACACGATGGATGCGGCGGTGCCAATATAGATAGCGGTATCGAGCGAGAGCACGAGCCCGCTGCCCAAGGTAATGAAGAAAACGCTGGCATCGCTCTTGGTCGTTTTAACGAAGAGACGTATGTGCTCTTTGTTGATCAGTGAGACGCCGACGGTGATCACGAGTGCGGCGAGTGCGGGCTTAGGGATATAAGCGATGGCGGGCCCGAGCAGGATCAATCCTGCGACCATGATCAGACCGCTGATCATACTGGACATTGCGGTTTTTGCGCCGCTGTTAAAGTTGAGGACTGAGCGTGTGAGCGAACCGGACACGGACATGCCTGAGCCGAATGCGCCGACGGCGTTGGCGGCGCCCATGCTGAGCATTTGTTGATTTAGATCAATGCGGTCGCCGG of Lentimonas sp. CC4 contains these proteins:
- a CDS encoding methyltransferase; translated protein: MKNKASTNQGKEVYKELRTQSWETLWTAEVPQFDAGTPEYRLARVGLVRALGVVALRKATKEQRAQTKQWLMHLLQDPQEKVRRYAMAALPKLGGNEESERALLELLDAERDEREVKHLSRTLDKVGGVATLEKLQGLDDAEEIRRQTEQKVKAKLARSEQPSAVRLDAKMSQVRGLRIHLRTRRGLETFVRDELQAHPKLKDRFKLLKVSAGCVAISSISGFTLKELYQLRTVGSINFVLGVVPTSKGVNVPALAKVIASPLAQRLCNKLTDGQPRYRLKFMRSKVSHGKTQAVVNAAFALCSDLLNDPRQSPWAIDIHPEKVGNSIELRPRISPDPRFLYRADDVPASTHPPLAAAMAILAGKAEGEVVWDPFCGSGLELIERSLLGGVKALIASDIDGKATEIAQKNIEKAACAVEMVSVQKSDFRKHRNIEGVSSQGVSLIITNPPLGRRVRVADMQGLYEEIFKVASINLSPGGRLVILNPLKLENPNPFLTLESRHIVDVGGFDVRLEKWVKATGLRGRSETGDS
- the creB gene encoding two-component system response regulator CreB: MDDIRRQSLPTEGDQSKSRVLVVEDEPSIRDTIVYALESEGIDVDWTASGAEALTQIESVDYQLIVLDVGLPDMSGFDVCRTLREKNPVPVIFLTARASEIDRVVGLEIGADDYVTKPFSPRELSARVRANIRRTSLNTTATPFPAKVTEAKVATSGLPFEIDHDRWVIHYYGHALVLSRYEFRLLAVLVEKPGRVYSRAQLMDAAWEEPDASMERTVDTHIKSLRAKLKAQRADIDPIQTHRGLGYSMKEHW
- the creC gene encoding two-component system sensor histidine kinase CreC codes for the protein MSLTVRILLSLGLMALAGFACLLNPMLDRVERQYLEATEEPMVDVAEILAALLSNQPTHDLAAPEAWQLGMSSVKTRPLHAQIYNLMKEKVLMDFYITDTEGTIVYDSGELAAVGDDFSIYRDVRLTLKGEYGARSSRTDEEDPTSSVMYVGAPIMHGEEIIGVLSVYKPQRSMLLFIIETKRRLVFFGVMAMLLVLTLGWFLSRWVTHPLRRLTAYAAAVSKGERPEAPKMPGYNLRILGETTEAMREALENRKYVESYVQSLTHEMKSPVAGIRGAAELLYEDLTPEKRDLFLGNIQSESIRLQTLVDQLLALSSLENRKTLGAPVLVSLSAMVRRVVNHCESNTLQKQIVFEVVDCEADTVWGEEFLLETAISNLLQNAIDFSPAGGRIVLRISSTEEEVQLLIEDSGAGIPEFALDQIFDRFYSLPRPGSERKSSGLGLCFVREAVALHRGKLTISNRATGSGVSAELVFPLGVAH
- a CDS encoding cold-shock protein; translated protein: METGIVKWFSSEKGYGFITPDSGATDLFVHHSEIQMDGYASLDEGQKVTFEVGSGQKGPCATNVTSA
- a CDS encoding SulP family inorganic anion transporter, encoding MGFTLFSKITSAFRASGLRLFPLKDVLKNYTLAKAKADSRAAVNVALLDFPQAMAYALIAGLPVQLGIYCSALSSITGPMLASSRFVMLGPTNATAVMLLSAFLTLGYDQAQAMAALPVLLLMVAGFMILGAFCKVASIVQYVSRSVVTGYITAAACLIIVNQLKTVCGLEVERAGTFLASLIIIIKSIHLSQWTSLLVAGITLAIYLPLKRYGKALPTVAITLALIAVITEFALKPFAITVPMLGGVSFSSWPLTLPSASLTDLPILANTALAIAFLSLLESASIAKTLAAQAGDRIDLNQQMLSMGAANAVGAFGSGMSVSGSLTRSVLNFNSGAKTAMSSMISGLIMVAGLILLGPAIAYIPKPALAALVITVGVSLINKEHIRLFVKTTKSDASVFFITLGSGLVLSLDTAIYIGTAASIVLFIRKAARPQLKEIAFDEKGALVEKQLAPPEQRRPSIAIVHIDGDMFFASCDTLLEQMRNLVEHPEMRIIILRTRNAHALDGTAAMAIRDLIRFARSRGRDIIVSGAHEEVERVFRNSGLLDELGEDNFHRWHENQPNLSTKHALKRAQEILGEESANITIYASEKKK